One segment of Radiobacillus kanasensis DNA contains the following:
- the thiL gene encoding thiamine-phosphate kinase: MDEFSFIQSIQPKNYKQSNLIKGIGDDAAVFRPAYQDVVTSVDTFVEGVHFSKETMSAHDVGYRVLASNISDMAAMGCKPAFYLVSIVIPNHWTMEELQSLYKGMESLAQHYHMDLIGGDTVSGEQLVISITIIGKVSKDKARYRSHAESGDVVFVTGTLGDSAVGLHLLLQQDKGQDNTYFIQRHRKPSPRVEFATYLEPLQRLSLNDVSDGISSDAAEIAESSNVDIHIDYEAIPIQSKLTTRFDASLIRKWVLSGGEDYELIGTVPASDWDFVMEAARQSKTEVTKVGIVKQVKGTGPVVYLHEAGKTQVLKKEGFNHLKGDET, from the coding sequence ATGGACGAATTTTCTTTTATCCAATCTATTCAGCCAAAAAATTATAAACAATCTAACCTAATTAAGGGGATTGGCGACGATGCAGCCGTATTCCGTCCTGCATATCAGGATGTTGTTACATCCGTCGATACATTTGTAGAAGGTGTCCACTTTTCAAAAGAAACCATGAGTGCACATGATGTTGGATATCGAGTTTTAGCTTCTAATATTAGTGATATGGCGGCTATGGGTTGCAAGCCAGCTTTTTACTTAGTATCTATAGTTATTCCAAATCATTGGACGATGGAAGAGCTCCAATCGCTTTATAAAGGAATGGAGAGCTTAGCTCAGCACTATCATATGGATTTAATCGGTGGTGATACAGTATCAGGAGAACAGCTGGTTATTTCCATAACGATTATTGGAAAAGTGTCAAAAGACAAGGCAAGATATCGCAGCCATGCAGAATCTGGTGATGTGGTCTTTGTCACAGGAACACTTGGAGATTCCGCTGTAGGTCTTCATTTGTTATTGCAACAAGATAAGGGCCAAGATAACACGTATTTCATACAAAGACACCGTAAGCCAAGTCCACGAGTAGAGTTTGCGACCTATTTAGAACCTCTACAAAGGCTTTCTCTAAATGACGTTAGTGATGGAATAAGCAGTGATGCTGCTGAAATTGCAGAGTCCTCCAATGTTGATATACATATTGATTATGAAGCTATTCCTATCCAATCTAAGTTAACGACACGATTTGATGCTTCTCTAATTAGAAAATGGGTTTTATCTGGTGGAGAAGATTATGAACTAATAGGAACCGTTCCAGCTTCTGATTGGGATTTTGTAATGGAAGCAGCACGGCAGTCTAAAACTGAGGTGACGAAGGTTGGGATAGTCAAACAGGTAAAAGGAACGGGTCCAGTTGTTTATTTACATGAGGCTGGAAAAACGCAAGTACTCAAAAAAGAAGGCTTCAACCATTTAAAAGGTGATGAAACATGA
- the tsaE gene encoding tRNA (adenosine(37)-N6)-threonylcarbamoyltransferase complex ATPase subunit type 1 TsaE, with translation MRSYDFIVHTELETRHLAEKLAVLLHPGSVVTLEGDLGAGKTTFTKGIGVGLGVKRTINSPTFTIVKEYMGELPLYHMDVYRLEESEEDIGFDEYFNGPGISIVEWASFIADFLPNERLDIQLEILDENTRKIKLFPRGMKFERICEELGR, from the coding sequence ATGAGAAGTTATGATTTTATTGTACATACAGAATTAGAAACGAGGCATCTCGCAGAGAAATTAGCCGTCTTGCTACATCCTGGTTCAGTAGTTACGCTAGAAGGAGATCTTGGAGCTGGAAAAACTACATTCACCAAAGGTATCGGAGTAGGCTTAGGAGTAAAGAGAACAATAAACAGCCCTACTTTCACTATTGTAAAAGAGTATATGGGAGAATTACCTTTATACCATATGGATGTTTATCGTTTAGAAGAAAGTGAAGAAGACATCGGTTTTGACGAATATTTTAATGGTCCCGGAATCTCCATTGTAGAATGGGCTTCTTTTATTGCGGATTTTCTTCCAAACGAGCGATTAGATATCCAACTGGAAATCCTAGATGAGAATACTAGAAAAATTAAGCTATTTCCGAGAGGAATGAAATTTGAAAGAATTTGCGAGGAGTTAGGGCGATGA
- the tsaB gene encoding tRNA (adenosine(37)-N6)-threonylcarbamoyltransferase complex dimerization subunit type 1 TsaB, with product MNILAMDTSNQVLGIAIMKDGKVAGEYTSNVQKNHSVRLMPAINQLMSDTNTKPEDLDRIVVAKGPGSYTGVRIGLTTAKTMGWALGIPVVAISSLELVVRQALYVSDYICPFFDARRGLVYTGLYGRNTEEKLQLYKEETNILFEDWLKQLKSEEKSVLFLSQDLELHKQRIEDIMGDLAVFPHDSFYHIPRPSLMMSDLMDKEVEPIHSLTPSYLRLVEAEAKWLEQQEEQKND from the coding sequence ATGAATATACTAGCAATGGATACATCGAACCAAGTACTTGGCATTGCCATTATGAAAGATGGAAAAGTGGCTGGTGAGTACACATCCAATGTACAGAAAAATCATTCGGTTCGATTAATGCCAGCTATTAATCAATTGATGTCTGATACCAATACAAAGCCTGAGGATTTGGACCGAATCGTGGTTGCGAAAGGGCCTGGCTCCTACACAGGGGTGCGAATCGGGCTTACAACGGCTAAAACCATGGGGTGGGCGTTAGGAATCCCTGTAGTGGCCATTTCTAGTCTTGAATTAGTTGTTAGACAAGCCTTATATGTTTCCGATTATATTTGTCCCTTTTTCGATGCAAGACGTGGACTTGTGTACACTGGGTTATATGGACGAAATACCGAAGAAAAACTGCAACTCTATAAAGAAGAGACCAATATCCTATTTGAAGATTGGCTTAAGCAGTTAAAGTCAGAAGAAAAATCGGTTCTTTTTCTCAGTCAAGATCTAGAACTCCATAAACAACGGATTGAAGACATTATGGGTGATTTGGCCGTGTTCCCTCATGATTCGTTTTATCACATCCCGAGACCGTCTCTTATGATGAGTGACTTAATGGATAAGGAAGTGGAACCGATTCACTCGCTAACACCAAGCTATCTAAGACTAGTAGAAGCAGAAGCAAAATGGTTAGAACAACAAGAGGAACAGAAGAATGACTGA
- the rimI gene encoding ribosomal protein S18-alanine N-acetyltransferase, producing MTEAVIRKMVLEDIDQVVDIEQQSFATPWPRDIFFNELTNNQYANYFVVEVDGLVVGYCGLWVVIDDAQITNIAILPSHRGQSYGKALFQHVMHKATALGALRLSLEVRLSNTVAQRMYRSFGLVPGGIRKSYYTDNNEDALVMWVNLR from the coding sequence ATGACTGAGGCTGTTATTCGAAAAATGGTGCTGGAGGATATTGATCAGGTTGTAGATATTGAGCAACAGTCCTTTGCGACACCTTGGCCAAGAGATATATTTTTTAACGAACTTACAAATAACCAATACGCGAATTATTTTGTGGTAGAAGTGGATGGTTTGGTGGTGGGCTACTGTGGTTTATGGGTTGTTATTGATGATGCCCAAATTACCAATATAGCCATTCTTCCGAGCCATCGGGGGCAAAGCTATGGCAAAGCATTATTTCAGCACGTGATGCATAAGGCAACAGCATTAGGGGCATTACGGCTTTCCTTAGAGGTTCGACTTTCAAATACAGTTGCGCAACGAATGTACCGAAGCTTTGGTTTAGTACCGGGCGGAATTAGAAAAAGCTATTATACCGATAATAATGAAGATGCATTAGTAATGTGGGTGAACTTACGATGA
- the tsaD gene encoding tRNA (adenosine(37)-N6)-threonylcarbamoyltransferase complex transferase subunit TsaD encodes MKKDQYILGIETSCDETAAAIVKNGTEIISNVVASQIESHKRFGGVVPEIASRHHVEQITFVIEQALEEAEMTVDEMDAVAVTEGPGLVGALLVGVNAAKALAFAKQKPLVGVHHIAGHIYANRLEKEFEFPLLALVVSGGHTELILMEEHGQFEILGETRDDAAGEAYDKVARTLNLPYPGGPVMDKLAHTGEATIDFPRAWLEEGSYDFSFSGLKSAVLNTLHNAKQRGEELQPENIAASFQESVVEVLTTKTLQAAKEYRVKQVIVAGGVAANKGLRASLEKAFQNEAADILIPPLSLCTDNAAMIAAAGSVAFEQGHRAGWDLNANPSLDLEVYGKRGSAK; translated from the coding sequence ATGAAAAAAGATCAATATATATTAGGGATTGAAACGAGCTGTGACGAGACGGCTGCTGCTATTGTAAAAAATGGAACGGAAATCATCTCCAATGTTGTGGCTTCCCAAATTGAAAGCCATAAGCGCTTTGGAGGGGTTGTACCAGAGATTGCTTCACGGCATCATGTGGAGCAAATTACCTTTGTGATTGAACAAGCCCTAGAAGAAGCCGAAATGACGGTTGATGAGATGGATGCCGTAGCGGTAACGGAGGGACCCGGGCTCGTAGGGGCATTGTTAGTAGGGGTGAATGCAGCAAAAGCGTTAGCCTTTGCCAAACAGAAACCGCTCGTTGGGGTCCACCATATTGCGGGCCATATTTATGCGAATCGCTTGGAAAAAGAGTTTGAGTTTCCGCTATTAGCTCTCGTTGTCTCTGGTGGTCATACGGAGCTCATTTTGATGGAAGAGCATGGTCAGTTTGAGATATTAGGAGAAACAAGAGATGATGCAGCAGGCGAAGCCTATGATAAGGTAGCAAGAACGTTGAACCTCCCGTATCCAGGTGGTCCTGTCATGGATAAGCTAGCTCATACTGGCGAGGCGACCATTGACTTTCCAAGAGCCTGGTTAGAAGAAGGTTCTTATGACTTTAGTTTTAGTGGATTAAAATCCGCTGTACTAAATACCCTTCATAATGCTAAGCAAAGAGGGGAAGAGCTTCAACCAGAAAATATAGCCGCAAGCTTCCAGGAAAGTGTCGTGGAAGTGTTGACTACAAAAACGTTACAAGCTGCTAAAGAATATCGGGTAAAACAAGTAATTGTAGCCGGAGGAGTAGCTGCCAATAAAGGATTAAGAGCTTCTTTAGAAAAAGCCTTTCAAAATGAAGCAGCAGACATCCTAATTCCGCCACTAAGTCTTTGTACGGATAATGCAGCGATGATTGCTGCGGCGGGAAGTGTTGCGTTTGAACAAGGTCATCGAGCTGGCTGGGATTTAAATGCGAACCCTTCCTTAGATCTAGAAGTTTACGGAAAAAGAGGCTCTGCCAAATAA
- a CDS encoding ABC-F family ATP-binding cassette domain-containing protein translates to MILLQVNQLTKRYGAELILSNIKIEVQTKDRIAIVGRNGAGKSTLLKIMAGDLSYDSGEMFRPKHVTLGYLAQNTGLESNQSIWKEMLSVFDELIEQENMLRKMEAQMGDPDLLADQTVYQSLLEEYDKRQDAFKRNGGYQYEADIKAVLNGLSFQDFDLDTPIHELSGGQKTRLALGKLLLSKPDILILDEPTNHLDIETLSWLEGYLNGYPGAVVIVSHDRYFLDKTVNVVYEISRHHSTKFHGNYSKYLEQKAENYERDKKLYEKQQSEMKKMEDFIQKNIVRASTTKRAQSRRKQLEKMDVMDRPDGEEASARFSFQVNKRSGNDVLKVRDLVFQYEDSDFIFSNVHFDISRGDSIALVGPNGVGKSTLLKTIIGQLDPANGHIQLGTNVQIGYYDQEQTQLNPQKTVLQELWDDYPLWNEKDIRTILGNFLFSGDDVLKVVSSLSGGEKARLSLAKLMMEKANLLILDEPTNHLDLDSKEVLESALVDFPGTILFVSHDRYFINKIATQVLEMQPGSSKMYLGDYDYYLEKKQEEFELMELEKQETTLVKETVTAKTNFEQEKALKKELRKIQRRIEEIEQNIEEIETRTDEIDELLCDPDIFQDHEKALELTEENNKHQQKLEVLMEEWEALQTELDGI, encoded by the coding sequence ATGATACTTTTACAAGTGAATCAACTAACGAAACGGTATGGAGCAGAGCTTATTCTCTCCAACATTAAAATAGAAGTACAAACAAAAGATCGAATTGCCATTGTAGGGCGAAACGGGGCTGGAAAATCTACCTTGTTAAAAATCATGGCTGGAGACCTTTCCTATGATTCTGGGGAAATGTTTCGTCCAAAGCATGTCACTCTTGGCTATCTTGCCCAAAATACTGGATTAGAATCGAATCAATCGATATGGAAAGAAATGCTTTCGGTGTTTGATGAGCTTATTGAGCAGGAAAACATGCTACGAAAAATGGAAGCACAGATGGGAGATCCAGACTTACTTGCCGACCAAACAGTCTACCAGAGCTTATTAGAGGAATATGACAAACGGCAGGATGCCTTTAAAAGAAATGGTGGATACCAATACGAAGCAGACATCAAAGCGGTTCTCAACGGGCTAAGCTTCCAAGACTTTGATTTGGATACACCCATTCATGAACTTAGTGGTGGACAAAAAACACGTCTAGCTTTAGGTAAGCTCCTTCTTTCCAAGCCAGATATCCTCATCCTAGACGAGCCTACGAACCATCTAGATATCGAGACTCTATCATGGCTAGAAGGATACTTAAATGGCTATCCAGGAGCTGTCGTCATCGTTTCGCACGATCGTTACTTTTTAGATAAAACAGTGAACGTTGTCTATGAAATATCTCGTCATCATTCTACTAAGTTTCACGGTAACTACTCCAAATATCTCGAGCAAAAGGCGGAGAATTACGAAAGAGATAAGAAACTTTATGAAAAACAACAGTCCGAAATGAAAAAGATGGAGGATTTCATTCAAAAGAACATCGTCCGTGCCTCCACGACAAAACGAGCCCAAAGCAGAAGAAAGCAACTAGAAAAAATGGATGTAATGGATCGACCAGATGGGGAAGAAGCTTCTGCGCGCTTTTCGTTTCAAGTAAACAAACGAAGTGGGAATGATGTGTTAAAAGTAAGAGACCTTGTTTTTCAATATGAGGATAGTGACTTTATTTTCTCCAATGTTCATTTTGACATTTCTAGAGGCGATAGTATCGCATTAGTTGGACCAAACGGGGTAGGAAAATCGACGCTTCTAAAAACAATCATTGGGCAACTAGATCCGGCAAATGGTCATATTCAATTAGGGACAAATGTTCAAATCGGGTACTATGACCAAGAACAAACCCAATTGAATCCACAAAAAACTGTATTACAAGAATTATGGGATGATTACCCTTTATGGAATGAAAAAGATATCCGAACGATATTAGGGAACTTTCTTTTTAGTGGGGATGACGTATTGAAGGTTGTTTCTTCTCTTAGCGGTGGAGAAAAGGCTCGTCTATCACTAGCAAAATTAATGATGGAAAAAGCGAATCTCTTAATACTAGATGAGCCAACCAACCACTTAGATTTAGATAGTAAAGAAGTATTAGAATCTGCTCTCGTAGATTTCCCTGGCACTATTCTTTTTGTTTCACACGATCGCTATTTTATTAATAAGATTGCCACTCAGGTTTTGGAGATGCAGCCTGGTTCCTCTAAGATGTATTTAGGGGATTATGATTACTACTTGGAGAAGAAACAGGAAGAATTTGAATTAATGGAATTGGAAAAACAGGAAACCACTCTTGTCAAAGAGACTGTGACAGCCAAAACAAATTTTGAACAAGAGAAGGCCTTAAAAAAAGAGCTTCGAAAAATTCAACGACGAATTGAAGAAATTGAGCAGAATATTGAAGAGATTGAAACAAGGACCGATGAAATCGATGAATTATTATGTGATCCCGATATTTTCCAGGATCACGAAAAAGCCTTAGAGCTAACCGAAGAAAATAACAAGCATCAGCAAAAGCTTGAAGTTCTCATGGAAGAATGGGAAGCTTTGCAAACAGAGTTAGACGGAATATAA
- a CDS encoding redox-sensing transcriptional repressor Rex has protein sequence MNMESKIPQATAKRLPLYYRFLNNLHHQGKLRVSSKELSEAVKVDSATIRRDFSYFGALGKKGYGYNVEYLLGFFRKTLDQDEMAKIALIGVGNLGTAFLHYNFTKNNNTKIEMAFDADPDKVGKDIGGVPVYHIDELEEKLGETSVAILTVPQSEAQAIAERLVEAGVIGILNFTPARITVPERIRVHHIDLVVELQSLVYFLKHYPLDEME, from the coding sequence ATGAACATGGAAAGTAAAATACCACAAGCTACAGCGAAGCGCTTGCCATTATATTATCGTTTTTTAAATAATTTACATCACCAAGGAAAGCTACGTGTTTCTTCTAAAGAATTAAGTGAAGCAGTCAAAGTAGATTCTGCGACGATTCGAAGAGATTTTTCTTACTTTGGTGCATTGGGGAAAAAGGGCTATGGCTATAACGTCGAATATCTATTAGGATTTTTCCGTAAAACATTAGACCAGGATGAGATGGCCAAAATCGCTTTAATTGGGGTCGGGAATCTTGGAACCGCTTTTTTACACTATAACTTTACGAAAAATAATAATACGAAGATTGAGATGGCGTTCGATGCGGATCCAGATAAAGTAGGCAAGGATATCGGAGGCGTACCGGTTTACCATATTGATGAGTTGGAGGAAAAATTGGGAGAAACGAGTGTCGCTATATTAACCGTTCCTCAATCAGAAGCACAAGCGATAGCGGAGCGACTAGTCGAAGCGGGAGTCATCGGAATCTTAAACTTTACACCAGCACGAATTACCGTACCGGAACGAATTCGTGTTCATCATATTGATTTAGTTGTTGAATTACAATCACTCGTTTATTTTTTGAAGCATTATCCGTTGGACGAAATGGAATAA
- a CDS encoding YdiK family protein: MRTSPLFTASLYFVIGILFTYLAINTVEDTVWNFTTILLLLFATTDFVISIRLVMLHLAIKKAKKK, from the coding sequence ATGAGGACCTCACCACTGTTTACAGCGTCCCTATACTTTGTCATAGGGATTCTGTTTACGTATCTAGCAATTAACACCGTAGAAGATACCGTTTGGAATTTCACCACAATCTTACTATTGCTTTTCGCAACAACTGATTTTGTGATATCTATACGCCTCGTCATGTTACATTTAGCGATTAAAAAAGCAAAGAAAAAGTAA
- a CDS encoding CPBP family intramembrane glutamic endopeptidase, giving the protein MPKRYWYVILTYLIMQLSGLFVVPIIEIMDVDRFTAGVYWSIFSFLAALAIILLLLREDMKVGSERGAAGVGSIILWSILGIFLAYFAQFLSVIIETFILNIPPGSENTQDIMSITRSAPIFVLVVVVVAPILEEVIFRKIIFGSIYKKTNFIIAAVASALVFALVHGDPLHLITYMSMGFVFAFLYVQTKRIIVPIITHMAMNGFTVVAQYNMDPEEMEKMLEQFEKLQMIIIGG; this is encoded by the coding sequence TTGCCGAAAAGGTATTGGTATGTCATTTTAACGTATTTAATTATGCAGCTGTCTGGGCTGTTCGTCGTCCCAATCATTGAAATAATGGATGTGGACAGATTTACCGCAGGTGTATATTGGAGCATCTTTAGCTTCCTTGCTGCCTTAGCGATTATTCTTCTATTGTTAAGAGAGGATATGAAAGTAGGTAGTGAACGAGGGGCTGCAGGAGTTGGCTCAATCATTCTTTGGTCTATTTTAGGGATCTTTTTAGCTTATTTCGCTCAATTTCTCTCGGTTATTATTGAAACGTTTATTTTAAATATTCCACCGGGCTCGGAAAACACGCAGGATATTATGAGCATCACGAGATCTGCCCCTATTTTTGTGTTAGTTGTCGTCGTCGTTGCACCGATTTTAGAGGAAGTTATCTTCCGTAAGATTATTTTTGGATCGATTTATAAGAAAACGAACTTTATCATTGCGGCTGTTGCATCCGCCCTTGTATTTGCGTTAGTCCATGGCGATCCGCTTCACTTGATTACGTATATGTCCATGGGATTTGTTTTTGCTTTTTTGTATGTACAAACGAAACGAATCATTGTACCGATTATTACCCATATGGCGATGAATGGCTTTACGGTCGTCGCACAATACAATATGGATCCAGAAGAAATGGAAAAAATGCTGGAACAATTCGAAAAGCTACAAATGATCATTATTGGAGGCTAA
- the groES gene encoding co-chaperone GroES has translation MLKPLGDRVVIELVQQEEKTSSGIVLPDSAKEKPQEGKVVAVGSGRVTENGEKVALEVAEGNTVIYSKFAGTEVKYEGKEYLILRESDILAIVG, from the coding sequence ATGTTAAAACCACTAGGTGATCGTGTAGTTATCGAGCTTGTTCAGCAAGAAGAAAAAACTTCAAGCGGTATTGTGCTTCCAGACTCTGCTAAGGAAAAGCCACAAGAAGGTAAAGTAGTGGCAGTAGGTTCAGGTCGCGTAACCGAAAATGGCGAAAAAGTTGCACTTGAAGTAGCAGAAGGCAACACTGTCATATACTCCAAGTTCGCTGGTACAGAAGTGAAGTACGAAGGAAAAGAATACTTAATTCTTCGTGAGAGCGATATTTTAGCTATTGTTGGTTAA
- the groL gene encoding chaperonin GroEL (60 kDa chaperone family; promotes refolding of misfolded polypeptides especially under stressful conditions; forms two stacked rings of heptamers to form a barrel-shaped 14mer; ends can be capped by GroES; misfolded proteins enter the barrel where they are refolded when GroES binds) — protein sequence MAKEIKFSEDARRAMLRGVDTLANAVKVTLGPKGRNVVLDKKYGSPLITNDGVTIAKEIELEDHFENMGAQLVSEVASKTNDVAGDGTTTATVLAQAMIREGLKNVASGANPVGVRRGIEKAVEVALEELKAISKPIESKESIAQVAAISSSDEEVGQLIAEAMERVGNDGVITIEESKGFNTELEVVEGMQFDRGYASPYMVTDQDKMEAELENPYILITDKKISNIQEVLPVLEQVVQQGRPLLMIAEDVEGEALATLVVNKLRGTFNAVAVKAPGFGDRRKAMLEDIAVLTGGEVITEDLGLDLKNTGIEQLGRASKVVVTKEFTTIVEGSGNAEQIASRVTQIRAQAEETSSEFDKEKLQERLAKLSGGVAVVKVGAATETELKERKLRIEDALNSTRAAVQEGIVAGGGTALVNIYGKVSGLSLEGDEATGASIVLRALEEPVRQIAHNAGLEGSIIVERLKGEAVGVGFNAATGEWVNMVESGIVDPTKVTRSALQNAASVAAMFLTTEAVVADLPEPEGSAQMPDMGGMGGMGGMM from the coding sequence ATGGCTAAAGAAATCAAGTTCAGTGAAGACGCACGTCGTGCGATGCTTCGTGGTGTCGACACACTTGCAAATGCAGTTAAAGTAACACTTGGACCAAAAGGTCGTAACGTAGTTCTTGATAAAAAATACGGTTCTCCTCTTATCACAAATGATGGGGTAACCATTGCGAAAGAAATCGAATTAGAAGATCACTTTGAAAATATGGGTGCTCAACTCGTTTCAGAAGTAGCTTCTAAAACAAACGATGTTGCAGGGGACGGTACAACAACTGCAACAGTTCTAGCTCAAGCTATGATCCGTGAAGGATTGAAAAACGTAGCTTCTGGAGCAAATCCAGTAGGCGTACGTCGCGGTATTGAAAAAGCAGTAGAAGTCGCTTTAGAAGAGCTTAAAGCAATCTCTAAACCGATTGAAAGCAAAGAATCTATTGCACAAGTTGCGGCAATTTCTTCTTCGGATGAAGAAGTAGGTCAATTGATCGCTGAAGCGATGGAACGTGTTGGAAACGACGGTGTTATCACAATCGAAGAATCCAAAGGCTTCAACACAGAGCTTGAAGTAGTAGAAGGTATGCAATTCGATCGTGGTTATGCTTCTCCATATATGGTTACAGACCAAGATAAAATGGAAGCAGAGCTTGAAAATCCATACATCCTTATCACAGATAAGAAAATCTCTAACATTCAAGAAGTACTTCCTGTGCTAGAGCAAGTGGTGCAACAAGGTCGTCCACTTCTTATGATCGCAGAAGACGTAGAAGGCGAAGCACTTGCTACATTAGTAGTAAACAAACTTCGTGGTACGTTCAACGCGGTTGCAGTTAAAGCACCAGGATTCGGGGATCGTCGTAAAGCAATGCTAGAAGATATCGCCGTTCTAACTGGTGGGGAAGTTATCACAGAAGACTTAGGTCTTGATTTGAAAAACACTGGAATCGAGCAACTAGGTCGTGCTTCTAAAGTTGTGGTAACGAAAGAATTCACAACAATCGTAGAAGGTTCTGGAAATGCAGAACAAATCGCTTCTCGTGTAACGCAAATCCGTGCGCAAGCAGAAGAAACTTCTTCTGAATTCGATAAAGAAAAACTACAAGAGCGTCTTGCTAAACTTTCTGGAGGGGTTGCTGTCGTTAAAGTTGGTGCAGCTACTGAAACAGAATTGAAAGAGCGTAAACTACGTATCGAAGACGCCTTAAACTCTACTCGTGCTGCCGTACAAGAAGGTATTGTAGCCGGTGGTGGTACAGCACTTGTAAACATCTATGGAAAAGTGTCTGGCCTATCCCTTGAAGGAGACGAGGCTACTGGTGCTAGCATCGTTCTACGAGCGCTTGAAGAGCCAGTACGTCAAATCGCTCACAACGCCGGACTAGAAGGTTCTATCATCGTAGAACGTCTAAAAGGCGAAGCAGTAGGCGTTGGATTCAACGCAGCTACTGGCGAATGGGTAAACATGGTTGAGTCTGGTATCGTAGACCCAACAAAAGTAACTCGTTCCGCACTACAAAACGCAGCTTCTGTTGCCGCAATGTTCTTGACTACAGAAGCGGTTGTAGCAGATCTTCCTGAACCAGAGGGAAGTGCGCAAATGCCAGATATGGGTGGCATGGGCGGAATGGGCGGCATGATGTAA
- a CDS encoding HI0074 family nucleotidyltransferase substrate-binding subunit, with amino-acid sequence MSDLFNKYDESIRLSYQHSIRMLMHLKNIISTLNSMDGVDDLTKEVYRDSIIKKYEMLEDLSWKLLSKIFKSMGLELNNPRSCYRHAFKEGLIDDIDTWNEILASRNTTAHIYSEEDYEKIKNKIMSNYVDAIEKLLLKINERVM; translated from the coding sequence ATGAGTGATTTATTTAACAAGTACGATGAATCCATTAGGCTGTCCTACCAGCATTCTATACGAATGTTAATGCATTTAAAAAATATAATTTCAACACTTAATAGTATGGATGGTGTAGACGATTTAACCAAAGAAGTGTATCGAGATTCGATTATTAAAAAGTATGAGATGCTTGAAGACCTGTCATGGAAGTTACTATCTAAGATTTTTAAATCAATGGGACTGGAACTTAACAATCCACGTAGCTGCTACAGGCACGCTTTTAAGGAAGGATTAATTGATGATATTGACACATGGAATGAAATTCTAGCATCTAGAAACACGACTGCTCATATTTATAGTGAAGAGGACTATGAGAAGATCAAGAATAAGATTATGAGTAATTACGTTGATGCTATCGAAAAATTACTTTTAAAAATAAACGAACGAGTGATGTAA
- a CDS encoding nucleotidyltransferase family protein: MYGIQDTVYKKLINYFRREANIKRVTLFGSRAKNTARINSDIDLCITYSGIAKASVQEDIDELVGIYSCDIVFTDQINRELNKQIERDGIVIYKKES; encoded by the coding sequence ATGTATGGAATTCAGGATACAGTATATAAAAAGTTAATTAATTATTTCAGAAGAGAAGCTAACATTAAGCGGGTTACATTGTTTGGTTCTCGTGCAAAAAATACTGCAAGAATTAATTCAGATATTGATTTGTGCATTACATATAGCGGTATCGCAAAGGCCAGTGTTCAGGAAGACATTGATGAATTAGTTGGTATATATTCGTGTGATATTGTATTTACTGATCAAATCAATAGAGAATTGAACAAGCAAATTGAAAGAGACGGAATAGTTATTTATAAAAAAGAAAGTTAG
- a CDS encoding 2TM domain-containing protein: protein MEEDKKYERAKKRVINLKAFYIHLIVYILVNTLLVILNLMNYEDVGRWWFVYPLLGWGIGLVFHGLSVAPFGLFRPDWEERKIKEYMKKDNRND, encoded by the coding sequence ATGGAAGAGGACAAAAAGTATGAAAGAGCGAAGAAAAGGGTGATAAATCTAAAAGCTTTTTATATTCATCTCATTGTCTATATTCTTGTGAATACTTTATTAGTCATCCTTAACTTAATGAATTACGAAGATGTAGGCCGTTGGTGGTTTGTATATCCACTGTTGGGCTGGGGAATCGGACTGGTCTTCCACGGGCTTTCCGTGGCCCCATTTGGATTATTTAGGCCGGATTGGGAGGAAAGAAAGATAAAGGAATATATGAAGAAAGATAACAGGAATGATTAA